One region of Miscanthus floridulus cultivar M001 chromosome 19, ASM1932011v1, whole genome shotgun sequence genomic DNA includes:
- the LOC136529920 gene encoding uncharacterized protein has translation MTDIPKSRVKQLVMQPLNCISFLLGLAILSATLGPFVAIAHRELLSVTGGKGGAEIKLELSVDKIRTDEEVRSDVLTGRRLAFGDAVMEQKETKNSGSRTSSGENKNYSTNSRVPSNIKDSSRPRMKAGPSRNRVKLEGSTSVIALSIPNPQRLRTLPSKHSRNSNAGSKKELRDSVVHRTLYKINEDWKEKMLEASDEVLKFLNKDYHASPHKRKPVHN, from the exons ATGACAGACATACCTAAAAGCAGGGTTAAACAGTTAGTTATGCAGCCGTTAAACTGTATAAGCTTCTTGCTTGGGCTGGCCATCCTCTCGGCCACCCTTGGCCCCTTCGTCGCCATTGCACATAGAG AATTACTGTCAGTAACTGGCGGCAAGGGAGGAGCAGAAATCAAGCTG GAACTCAGCGTTGACAAGATCAGGACAGATGAGGAAGTCAGAAGCGATGTATTGACAGGTCGAAGGTTGGCTTTTGGAGATGCAGTCATGGAGCAGAAGGAAACAAAGAATTCTGGAAGCAGAACAAGCTCAG GAGAAAATAAGAATTACTCAACTAATTCACGTGTGCCGTCAAACATAAAG GATAGTAGTAGGCCCCGGATGAAGGCAGGACCATCCAGGAACAGAGTTAAACTAGAAGGAAGTACATCAGTGATAGCACTGAGCATTCCAAATCCTCAACGTCTAAGAACATTGCCATCGAAGCACTCCAGGAATTCAAATGCAGGCTCCAAAAAAGAACTGAGGGATTCAGTAGTTCACAGAACCTTATATAAAATTAATGAGGATTGGAAGGAGAAAATGCTAGAGGCCAGTGATGAAGTTCTAAAATTTCTTAACAAGGATTACCATGCCTCTCCCCATAAGAGGAAACCTGTTCACAACTGA
- the LOC136526320 gene encoding uncharacterized protein, translated as MKLRMQVRDLWEAVEGGPVQIRDDRRALEVIVAAVPKELGLPLLDKATPKEAWDAIAATRIGVDRVRRATLQRLRREWENIDVKPGEPVEDFALRLSTLHQQLVLHGDRDIDEARVVEKFLRTVPTKYAQIVVAIEQFLDFEALTLEEVTGRLKAVDDREAQAVTEPVSINGKLLYTEEQWRARLRKEKKGAEEAGGSGFKNQRGGGGGRSRGGGRRRGRGAGRGGRRGEGNGAGRVGPNTCLNCHQEGHWARECPQPHRDGTERGGGGGNRGERGGGNRGGGRGGGNQAGQQGGHEGRAQFAECEEDAALFLSHGFIEMEQSTPELNYTAQRVEFFEPRARAYLGADDEEMAGGWYLDSGATHHMTGRRDLFSDLNTDVRGTVRFGDTSKVEIKGVGSIVFEAKTGEHRVLHGVYFIPALKNSIMSLGQLDENGSKVVIDDGVLRIWERSSGRLLAKVRRGANRLYVLHMKTAQPVCLAARRDEEAWQWHEHFGHLNFEALRRLGKEEMARGMPKIDHVEQVCDTCVTTK; from the coding sequence atgaagctcaggatgcaggTGCGCGACCTCTGGGAAGCTGTCGAAGGAGGCCCAGTGCAGATTCGCGACGACAGGCGAGCTCTGGAGGTGATCGTCGCTGCTGTGCCCAAGGAGTTGGGGCTCCCGCTCCTCGACAAGGCGACGCCAAAAGAGGCATGGGATGCCATCGCTGCGACTCGTATCGGTGTGGACAGGGTCCGCCGAGCGACGTTGCAGCGACTGCGTCGGGAGTGGGAGAACATTGACGTCAAGCCTGGCGAGCCGGTGGAGGATTTTGCCCTGCGGCTGTCAACTCTGCACCAGCAGCTGGTGCTTCATGGAGACAGGGACATCGATGAGGCGCGTGTCGTGGAAAAGTTTCTGCGCACGGTGCCGACCAAGTACGCGCAGATCGTCGTCGCCATTGAGCAGTTCCTCGACTTCGAGGCGCTCACGCTTGAAGAGGTGACAGGAAGGCTCAAGGCGGTGGATGACCGTGAAGCGCAAGCTGTGACAGAGCCGGTGTCCATCAACGGCAAGCTGCTGTACACTGAGGAGCAGTGGCGTGCGCGTTtgaggaaggagaagaaaggcgCAGAAGAAGCTGGCGGTTCTGGTTTCAAGAACcagcgcggcggtggcggaggacgcAGCCGCGGAGGTGGACGCAGACGGGGCAGAGGTGCTGGCCGTGGCGGCAGACGTGGAGAAGGCAATGGCGCCGGCCGTGTTGGCCCCAACACGTGCCTCAACTGCCATCAGGAAGGGCATTGGGCGCGTGAATGTCCCCAGCCGCACCGTGATGGAACAGagcgcggcggcgggggaggaaaTCGTGGTGAACGCGGCGGCGGAAACCGTGGAGGAGGCCGTGGCGGCGGTAACCAAGCTGGGCAGCAAGGAGGACATGAAGGGCGTGCCCAGTTTGCTGAGTGTGAGGAAGATGCAGCTCTGTTTCTGTCTCACGGCTTCATTGAGATGGAACAGAGCACGCCGGAGCTCAACTATACAGCGCAGCGCGTTGAGTTCTTTGAGCCACGTGCGCGTGCCTATCTGGGAGCAGATGATGAAGAGATGGCTGGCGGCTGGTACCTTGATTCAGGCGCAACACACCACATGACTGGGCGGCGTGACCTGTTTTCAGACCTGAATACGGACGTTCGAGGCACGGTTCGGTTCGGGGACACGTCCAAGGTGGAAATCAAGGGCGTTGGCTCAATTGTTTTTGAAGCAAAGACTGGTGAGCATCGTGTTCTTCATGGAGTTTATTTCATTCCGGCGTTGAAGAATTCGATCATGAGCCTTGGTCAACTTGATGAGAATGGCTCAAAGGTGGTGATTGATGATGGAGTACTGCGGATTTGGGAACGCAGCAGCGGTCGCCTACTGGCCAAGGTGAGGCGTGGCGCGAACCGGCTGTATGTACTGCATATGAAGACAGCACAGCCAGTGTGTCTTGCTGCGCGCAGGGATGAGGAGGCGTGGCAATGGCATGAGCATTTTGGGCATCTGAATTTTGAGGCCCTGCGGAGGCTTGGCAAGGAGGAAATGGCAAGAGGGATGCCAAAGATcgatcatgttgagcaagtgtgtGACACTTGTGTCACCACCAAATAG
- the LOC136528976 gene encoding nuclear intron maturase 4, mitochondrial-like, with product MSFLGSGRGRLLRALSRRCTQRPQRQGDYAACFRRYRSHHSSVDGVEDAAEQAVEPPPVSLAKSLASLAEESAVAVQRQRKPLTRMERKRLVELRIKKRIKEQYLNGKFYGLMDKVVANAATLEDAYDIVRLNSNVDLASAKDDVCFVTLAEELRSGAFDVRANTFSVVAKRKRGGHLVLPRLKLKVVQEAIRVVLEVVYRPHFSKISHGCRSGRGYHSALRFISDEIGVPDWCFTVPLHKEVDSNVTSKLISLIQEKIDDTLLVAFMQNMFDAKVINLVFGVYPKGHGLPQEGVLAPILMNIYLDSFDHEVFRICLKHEGLGLEATNVSEDRGSNLRCWFRSQLKGRGENSEDQTDCQTKIKLYACRYMDEIFVAVSGSRDVAEDMKSEMVAYLNKSLYLEVDDKIHLVPIKRNPRGLQFAGFVVRVETKENAKLKAVHKLKEKIRLFASQKQEIWDTMNLRIGKKWLAYGLRRIKESEIKSLGLSTPLLDHIAQFRKEGMKTDHWFKTLLKVWMQDVNAKNELNEDILLSKYIAEPALTQELRDAFYNFQKQAKDYISSETAATEALLSNLKSEESTSTCTDGSVVKIHAPLSYIQKCLHRYGIINLEGFPRHVSALVLQDDELIVSWFAGIVHRWIIWFSEVDNFKELQLMFVECVRKSCIRTLSAKYRMYEKLTEKRFELDDHGIPMVEDFEAIIKPLESSYSVASTDEALAYSISGSGLVVLTLSRVRVPTRQFNCFVMGCQSASPSMYVLHVKEKQRFPGWRTGFSSSIDGILDGKRIGLCTQHIKDIYLGHISLQSVDFGSLIR from the exons ATGTCCTTCTTGGGGTCCGGTCGCGGCCGCCTGCTCCGGGCGCTCTCCAGGCGATGCACGCAGCGGCCTCAACGGCAAG GAGACTATGCCGCGTGCTTCCGGCGGTACAGATCGCATCACTCCTCGGTCGATGGAGTTGAGGACGCGGCGGAGCAAGCCGTCGAACCGCCGCCGGTGTCTCTGGCGAAGAGCCTGGCTTCTCTCGCCGAGGAGTCGGCCGTGGCCGTCCAGAGGCAGAGGAAGCCCCTCACGCGGATGGAGCGGAAGCGACTGGTGGAGCTCCGCAtcaagaagaggatcaaggagcAGTACCTCAACGGCAAGTTCTACGGCCTCATGGATAAGGTGGTGGCGAATGCTGCGACGCTGGAGGATGCGTACGACATTGTGCGTCTGAATTCGAACGTTGACCTAGCGTCCGCAAAGGATGATGTCTGCTTTGTCACGCTGGCAGAGGAGCTGAGGAGCGGGGCGTTTGATGTCCGAGCAAACACTTTCTCGGTGGTGGCGAAGAGAAAACGAGGAGGACACCTTGTTCTTCCTAGGCTGAAGTTGAAAGTGGTTCAGGAAGCGATAAGGGTGGTGCTTGAGGTTGTCTACAGGCCTCATTTCTCAAAGATATCACATGGCTGTCGCAGTGGGCGAGGATATCACTCAGCTCTCAGGTTCATATCTGATGAAATCGGGGTTCCAGATTGGTGCTTTACTGTCCCGTTGCACAAGGAGGTTGATAGCAATGTGACCTCTAAGCTTATTTCGCTAATACAGGAGAAGATCGATGACACACTGTTAGTTGCATTCATGCAAAATATGTTTGATGCCAAGGTGATCAATTTGGTATTTGGTGTGTACCCCAAGGGTCATGGGCTGCCTCAAGAAGGAGTACTTGCACCAATCCTGATGAACATATATCTTGACAGTTTTGACCATGAGGTATTCAGGATTTGCTTGAAACATGAAGGCCTTGGTTTAGAGGCAACAAATGTTTCAGAAGACCGTGGGTCAAATTTGCGGTGCTGGTTTCGGAGTCAACTGAAGGGCAGGGGTGAAAACAGTGAAGATCAAACAGATTGCCAGACAAAGATAAAGCTATATGCTTGTAGATATATGGATGAGATTTTTGTCGCAGTTTCTGGATCCAGAGATGTCGCGGAAGAtatgaaatctgaaatggttgcTTACTTAAACAAATCACTTTACTTGGAAGTTGACGATAAAATTCATCTTGTGCCAATCAAAAGGAACCCACGGGGCTTACAGTTTGCTGGTTTTGTGGTCAGAGTAGAAACGAAGGAAAATGCTAAACTGAAAGCTGTGCATAAGCTGAAGGAGAAGATTCGTTTGTTTGCTTCTCAGAAGCAAGAGATTTGGGACACTATGAATCTTAGAATAGGAAAGAAGTGGTTGGCATATGGCTTGAGAAGAATAAAAGAGAGTGAGATCAAGTCGCTTGGCCTTAGCACCCCTTTGCTGGATCACATTGCACAATTTAGGAAAGAGGGAATGAAGACAGATCACTGGTTCAAAACTTTGCTAAAGGTATGGATGCAGGATGTCAATGCCAAAAATGAGCTAAATGAGGATATTCTCTTATCAAAATACATTGCTGAACCGGCACTGACGCAAGAACTTAGGGATGCATTCTACAACTTTCAGAAGCAAGCTAAAGATTACATTTCATCAGAGACTGCTGCAACGGAAGCATTATTGTCCAATTTGAAGAGTGAGGAATCAACTAGTACCTGCACTGATGGCAGTGTTGTTAAAATTCATGCACCTCTTAGCTATATTCAGAAGTGCCTTCATCGCTATGGTATAATTAATCTCGAAGGTTTCCCTAGGCATGTTTCAGCCCTTGTCTTGCAAGATGATGAGTTAATAGTAAGTTGGTTTGCAGGAATAGTTCATCGTTGGATAATATGGTTTTCTGAAGTTGACAATTTTAAAGAACTTCAGCTTATGTTTGTGGAATGTGTCAGAAAATCCTGCATCAGGACACTATCTGCGAAGTATAGGATGTATGAAAAACTTACAGAAAAGCGGTTTGAACTTGATGATCATGGCATTCCAATGGTGGAGGATTTTGAGGCAATAATTAAGCCTTTAGAATCTAGTTATTCTGTGGCTTCTACTGATGAAGCTTTGGCGTATAGCATTTCTGGAAGCGGTTTAGTTGTGCTAACACTGTCAAGAGTTAGAGTCCCTACTCGACAATTCAACTGCTTTGTTATGGGCTGCCAATCTGCATCACCAAGTATGTATGTGCTTCATGTGAAGGAGAAACAACGTTTCCCTGGATGGAGGACAGGTTTCTCGTCATCAATCGATGGGATTTTGGATGGTAAACGAATTGGATTGTGCACCCAGCATATTAAAGATATATATCTGGGACACATCTCCCTTCAATCAGTTGATTTTGGTTCCCTGATTAGATGA